From the genome of bacterium:
CTTACATGCTTAGAATATTCGCAAAGTATTATACCGAATTTTACAGATGTAAGTTAATTAAGCATTTTTCGGCGTAAACGACTACATCATATCGTAGGGGTCCACATCGATTCGCACTTTTACATTCTTGAATTCGGCTTTTGCTACAGCTCTAAGAAGAGGAAGCAATTTTTTTATCTGGGTTGTTTTGACGAGAAGATGCCATCTATACTCACCGCGAAGCTTTGGTATTGGCGGTTTGGTAGGAGCCAGCGGAATTGTCCCGGGGACTGAGCTCGTTACAATCCAGCGGTGAATTTTTCGTATAGCTTGCTCGGCGAGTTCGTGATCCTTGCTTGTTGTTATGATTCTTATTAGGCGAGAAAAAGGCGGGTAAAGGAGCATCTGCCTATGCGGCAGTGTTTTGGCGAAGAATTTCTTGTAATCGTGTTCCACGGCGAATTTGACAGTCGGAGAGTCGGGGTGTCTTGTCTGGATTATGACGATACCGGGCTTTTCCGCTCTCCCTGCACGACCGGCTACTTGCGTTAAAAGTTGAAACACCCGTTCGGATGCTCTGAAGTCTGGTATTGCGAGCCCCACATCCGCATCGAGAACAACCACCAATGTGACGTCAGCGAAGTCGTGCCCTTTTGCAACCATTTGAGTTCCAACCAGTATGGCACCATTTTTCTCCGAAAAGTCGCGTAAAATTTTGTTTAATGCGCCTTTTCTTGATATAGCATCTGAGTCGACTCTGAATACTCTTTCGGGCTCGACGAAATCGTATAATGTTAGCTCGATGCGCTGAGTTCCTTTTCCCCTATATTTAAAGTTTTCGGAGCCACACTCGGGACACCTGTCGGGAGCAGGAGTAGTATAGTCGCACCAGTGGCATTTTAACAGGTCCCCCGCACGATGATATGTTAGCGTGAGGTCACAATTGGGGCACCGTGGTATGTAGCCGCACTCGACGCAACGCAAATTGTTGGCGTAGCCTCGGCGGTTTAGCATAAGTATAACCTGCTCACCTCGAGCCACATGGTCTTTTATCGATTCTACCGCCACATTTGAGAAAAGCCATTCGTCACGTTTCCTCCTGCGCATGTCGACAACAATAACTTTTGGAAGTTCACTGCCGGGCACTCTTTCGGGCATCTCGATGAGTTTATATTTTCCCGTTATGGCGTTGTAGTAGCTTTCCATGCTCGGTGTAGCAGAGCCGAGAATAACGAGTGCATTTTCTATTTTTCCGCGAACTATTGCGAGGTCGCGAGCGTTATAATAAGGTGGCCTTCCGTTTTTGTAGGACTGGTCTTGCTCTTCATCAACTATTATAAGCCCAAGGTTTTTTACTGGCGCGAAAATAGCCGACCTTGCACCCAACGCTATCATTATGTCCCCGCGTCTTATCCGCCGCCATGCATCAGAGCGCTCGCCAGGTGAAAGATAGCTGTGCAAAACCGCCACATCCTCGCCGAAGTATTCCCTCATCGCTCCCCACATCTGGGGGGTCAGTGCAACCTCGGGCACGAGAACGAGAACACCACGTCCCATAGCGCGAACTTTTTTCGCAGCCTCAAGATAAACGAGTGTCTTCCCGCTTGCAGTAACGCCGTGGATAAGAATTGGCTTGTGGTCGCCTTCACTCAGAGCTCGTGTTATTTCCGTTATGGCTCTTTCCTGGGATTTTGTTAGTTTTTCTATGCCCGTTCTTGGCTGAAGCCATCCATCCGAGCGTCTGAATATTTCTCTTTTCGAGACAGTGATGAAACCCTTATCAATTAATGCTTTTACCACAGAGTATCCGAAAAGTTTTCGCAGTTTTTCTATTTGTTGCTGGCCGTTTGTCGCTATATAACGGAGTAGTGCAGCTTGTTTTGGTGCTCTCGCCTCGATTTGCTTTATTAGTTCGTCGTCGACATCTTTTGCCAGCCCGACTATCGTTACAAATCTCGGTGGTGCTTTCTGCCTGTAGATGTATCTTCTTGCTATGGCTCCAATGCGTTCGAGTTTCCTGAGATTATATATCAGCCCTCTTCTGCCGACTTTCTGCGCGAGGTCGGCAAGTTTTATGCTTCCCTCTTTTAGCAGGTTTATTATTCTGCGCTGGGTTTTGTTGAGTAACTCGGGGTCTGGTTCCGAAATTAGGCTTATAGTTTGTTCGGTGGTCATTGCTATACCACCGGGTAGGACACTTGCTATTGTTTCGCCGAGTGGAGCTACATAGTAGTTAGCAACGAATTTGCAAAGCTGGTAAAGCTGGGGTGTTATTATTGGTTCGTCGTCGGGGATGTCGGCTATGGGCTTTATTTTTTCTTCCGGGATGTCTGGTTGCTCGAGCAGGTTGACCACGAAACCAGTGGCAAGCCTTCTCCCGAAAGGAACCTTTACACGCCATCCTACCCCCAGCGTTTCGAGGTATTCTTTTGGGATGCTGTAAGTGAAAAGTTCGTATACAGGTGCGTCAACAGCTACTTTTGCGTATTTTTTTTGTTCGCTCATTCCCCGATTATTTTCACCACGACTCTTCTTTGCCGTGGTCCGTCAAGCTCGACGAAAAATATCCTTTGCCATGTTCCCAAAACGAGTTTGCCTCCGCTTACTGCAAGCGTTTCCGACATTCCTATTAACATCAGTTTCAGGTGGGCGTCAGCATTGTCCTCGCCTATGCGGTTGTGCAGATACTTTGATGGGTCGTATGGAACGATTTTCTCAAGAAGGGTGAGCATGTCGGTGTGAAGACCTGATTCATTATCGTTTACTATTATGCCCGCCGTCGTGTGAAGGCTTCCGATGTAGCATAACCCTTCTTTTATGCCCGATTCCGCCACTACATCATCAATTTGGCTCGTGATGTTAATTATTTGAGTTCGCTGCGTGGTTTTCACATTAACAATTTTTTCGTAAACCATGATTTCCCTCCCTTTATGCATTCACAAATTATTTGACAATCCTTTTTATAACAATGATTTTGTGAGAATGAGTCACAAAAAGCCTGATATACTCTTCATAGATGACGAGCTTCATTGGTGCAGGGTAATGAAGGAGCTCGCTGACTTTATGGGTTTTAATGTTTTCACGACCACATCTCCTCGCCATGGACTTAGAAAATTTCTTAGGGGACACTTCGACCTCGTTATAACCGACATAAGGATGCCCGACGAAAGCGGGTTCAGCTTTATCCGCAGGATAAGAAAACACGATTCGGAGATACCAATAATAATAGTTACTGGTTTCAACACTAACAAGGTTCACCATCTTGCTGAGACACTTAATGTGCAGAAGGTTCTCATAAAACCTTTCAGGATATCTGACCTCGAGGAGGCAATAAGAGAGCTTCTTGGGATGTGATTATTTTGTTATTTGGGATTGGTTTTTCGTTTTTTTCTGGCTTTTGGCTTACCGATTTTGAGCATTTTGTCAATAACTTCGAGAGCCTTTGCGACATTATCTCGAGCTTTGGTTACTTCTTCCGCAGCTTTTATGCGAACATCCATTTTAGCGACATTTTTCATAAGAACCTTATCGCCTTTTTCTCTGCCCACGATTTTTTCCCATTTCAGCCAATTCGCATACGCTTTGCCAAAAAGTTCGGCTGCCTCAAGCATTAGTTTGCCTTTCTCGCCAGGAATGCTTTTGCTGACGAATGAAAGATAGGCATGGAGAGCGAAGTTCTGCGTCCATTGCGCGTAAATAGGGATGTCGAACCAAAGCAATCTCGGCTGTTCATCGTTTATTTTTTCGAGGAAGTTTATATCTTTGTTTTTCAGGTCAGCTATGTATTGGTCGTAGGCTGCGAGTCCCATCTTGGCTTTCAGACTGTCAAGATTAAGCTCTTTCTGGCGGAAATTCTTTAAAAGGAGCTCGCACAGTTTTTCGGCTATTTCAATCTCGGTTACGGAATCGTCCGATTTAATGTCGGCTGGTGCGATGAGTTTATGTGCACCTTTAACATCCGACCATTCCCACCACTTCTGCAGTTCGTCCGGTCCCCATGTTATGCCGTCAGGAGCGAAGTAAGGGTGATACCAATGCAATCTT
Proteins encoded in this window:
- the priA gene encoding primosomal protein N'; translation: MSEQKKYAKVAVDAPVYELFTYSIPKEYLETLGVGWRVKVPFGRRLATGFVVNLLEQPDIPEEKIKPIADIPDDEPIITPQLYQLCKFVANYYVAPLGETIASVLPGGIAMTTEQTISLISEPDPELLNKTQRRIINLLKEGSIKLADLAQKVGRRGLIYNLRKLERIGAIARRYIYRQKAPPRFVTIVGLAKDVDDELIKQIEARAPKQAALLRYIATNGQQQIEKLRKLFGYSVVKALIDKGFITVSKREIFRRSDGWLQPRTGIEKLTKSQERAITEITRALSEGDHKPILIHGVTASGKTLVYLEAAKKVRAMGRGVLVLVPEVALTPQMWGAMREYFGEDVAVLHSYLSPGERSDAWRRIRRGDIMIALGARSAIFAPVKNLGLIIVDEEQDQSYKNGRPPYYNARDLAIVRGKIENALVILGSATPSMESYYNAITGKYKLIEMPERVPGSELPKVIVVDMRRRKRDEWLFSNVAVESIKDHVARGEQVILMLNRRGYANNLRCVECGYIPRCPNCDLTLTYHRAGDLLKCHWCDYTTPAPDRCPECGSENFKYRGKGTQRIELTLYDFVEPERVFRVDSDAISRKGALNKILRDFSEKNGAILVGTQMVAKGHDFADVTLVVVLDADVGLAIPDFRASERVFQLLTQVAGRAGRAEKPGIVIIQTRHPDSPTVKFAVEHDYKKFFAKTLPHRQMLLYPPFSRLIRIITTSKDHELAEQAIRKIHRWIVTSSVPGTIPLAPTKPPIPKLRGEYRWHLLVKTTQIKKLLPLLRAVAKAEFKNVKVRIDVDPYDMM
- a CDS encoding YjbQ family protein, producing MVYEKIVNVKTTQRTQIINITSQIDDVVAESGIKEGLCYIGSLHTTAGIIVNDNESGLHTDMLTLLEKIVPYDPSKYLHNRIGEDNADAHLKLMLIGMSETLAVSGGKLVLGTWQRIFFVELDGPRQRRVVVKIIGE
- a CDS encoding response regulator gives rise to the protein MSHKKPDILFIDDELHWCRVMKELADFMGFNVFTTTSPRHGLRKFLRGHFDLVITDIRMPDESGFSFIRRIRKHDSEIPIIIVTGFNTNKVHHLAETLNVQKVLIKPFRISDLEEAIRELLGM